A portion of the bacterium genome contains these proteins:
- a CDS encoding thiolase domain-containing protein, with protein sequence MAERTAVLGVGQTKYQTTRGDVSLPGLVREAAYRALEDAELDWNDIDAVVVGKAPDFFEGVMQPELFLAEALGAVGKPLLRVHTAGSVGGSTAVVAASLVQSGIHRRVLTLGFEKQSESNATWALSLPQPFSVSINAGAGGYFSPIIRQYMARTNAPDLIGCMVAFKDRQHALRNPYAHLQQQDLSFDQVVESPMLWEPIRFSETCPSSDGACALVLGDEAAGDASAKPAAWIHGAALRSEANNFPGRDEVNPQASRDCADDVFAQAGITDRRAEIDEVEIYVPFSWYEPMWLESLGFCDIGDGWKLVEEGATHLDGGDLPVNCSGGVLSSNPIGASGMIRFAEAALQVRGMAGDHQVDGARKAFGHAYGGGAQYYAMWIVGADKPTS encoded by the coding sequence ATGGCTGAGCGCACCGCAGTGCTGGGAGTGGGCCAGACCAAGTACCAGACCACCCGGGGCGACGTGTCGCTCCCCGGCCTGGTGCGGGAGGCCGCCTACCGAGCACTGGAAGACGCCGAACTGGATTGGAACGATATCGATGCCGTGGTGGTGGGCAAGGCTCCCGACTTCTTCGAAGGGGTCATGCAGCCCGAGTTGTTCCTAGCTGAGGCGCTGGGGGCGGTGGGCAAGCCGCTGCTGCGAGTCCACACCGCAGGCTCGGTGGGCGGGTCGACCGCAGTGGTGGCCGCCTCGCTGGTGCAATCCGGCATCCACCGCCGGGTGCTCACCCTGGGATTCGAGAAGCAGTCGGAGTCCAACGCCACCTGGGCGCTTTCGTTGCCCCAGCCGTTCTCGGTTTCGATCAACGCCGGCGCTGGCGGCTACTTCTCGCCCATCATCCGCCAGTACATGGCCCGCACCAATGCCCCCGATCTGATCGGCTGCATGGTGGCGTTCAAAGACCGCCAGCACGCTCTGCGCAACCCTTATGCCCACCTGCAACAGCAAGACCTGAGCTTCGACCAGGTGGTTGAGTCGCCCATGCTGTGGGAGCCGATCCGGTTTTCTGAGACCTGCCCGTCGTCCGACGGGGCCTGCGCGTTGGTGTTGGGCGACGAGGCCGCCGGGGATGCCTCGGCCAAGCCGGCGGCCTGGATCCACGGGGCGGCATTGCGCAGCGAGGCCAACAACTTTCCTGGACGCGACGAGGTGAATCCCCAGGCTAGCCGGGACTGCGCCGACGACGTGTTCGCTCAGGCGGGCATCACCGACCGGCGAGCGGAGATCGACGAAGTAGAGATCTATGTGCCGTTCTCGTGGTACGAACCGATGTGGCTGGAGAGCCTGGGGTTCTGTGACATAGGCGATGGCTGGAAGCTGGTGGAAGAAGGCGCCACCCATCTCGACGGCGGCGATCTGCCGGTGAACTGCTCGGGCGGCGTGCTGTCGTCCAACCCCATCGGGGCGTCGGGCATGATCCGCTTCGCTGAGGCCGCCCTCCAGGTTCGGGGCATGGCCGGCGACCATCAGGTGGACGGCGCCCGCAAGGCCTTTGGCCACGCCTACGGCGGTGGCGCCCAGTACTACGCCATGTGGATCGTGGGCGCCGACAAGCCCACTTCCTGA